A portion of the Cryptomeria japonica chromosome 5, Sugi_1.0, whole genome shotgun sequence genome contains these proteins:
- the LOC131031350 gene encoding ankyrin repeat-containing protein At5g02620-like, producing MNPEVFQAAKNGDKEIIRNFYDSDPRQLKKVTFEGNTALHIAAREGHPELVEWILQNVKGLSGARNADLNTPLHEAAKWGNQRIISTLLRYNNCAAAKRNQFGESPLLIASDHGHVDGVRVLVEATPVYIILWPRENHQICLHVAAYGGHLEIVELILQRPSFCNFLQFIMIIPDIYGAIPLHSAVHGSDADTVSLIAKKNLSWRFCINWFGKSLMTKKDKFGRCAVHLAAIKGDQVMIDKFLTEMPYCTEIRSSDLKTALHFAVEHNQFEIVKKLLPQDKTSEMAELLKYDRDISGNTLLHLAIINGGDPELVEYLLPFVNVKAINNEGFRAIDKAAPATFTKIREILKEVGESRSFIANSRPLNSMQFKQESTIAEKILDVDTLVASLIAAVTFAAIFTVPGGVDEDDSGTAPTPSNAASTHTGVARMVLQTLFKVFLFSDSLAMLSSLSCYCLVISRTVANKSFCRPFIIAQVISFELGDFYNLYGACILECNHPSYNSPEFKKNG from the exons ATGAATCCTGAAGTTTTTCAAGCTGCCAAAAATGGCGATAAAGAGATAATTAGGAATTTCTATGACTCTGACCCTCGACAACTGAAGAAAGTTACTTTTGAAGGAAATACTGCCCTGCACATCGCTGCGAGAGAAGGCCATCCTGAGCTGGTTGAATGGATTCTTCAAAATGTGAAAGGCCTCTCTGGAGCTCGCAATGCTGATCTCAATACACCGCTCCACGAAGCTGCTAAGTGGGGAAATCAGAGGATAATTAGTACTCTTCTCCGCTACAACAATTGCGCAGCCGCTAAACGCAATCAGTTTGGAGAGTCGCCTCTGTTAATAGCTTCAGACCACGGTCATGTGGACGGAGTGAGGGTTCTGGTGGAAGCCACGCCGGTATATATCATCCTCTGGCCAAGGGAGAACCACCAAATTTGCCTTCACGTTGCTGCTTATGGAGGTCATCTAG AGATAGTAGAGTTGATACTTCAGAGGCCTAGTTTCTGCAACTTTTTGCAGTTCATTATGATTATTCCTGATATTTACGGTGCCATTCCATTGCATTCTGCTGTTCATGGAAGCGACGCAGATACTGTGAGTCTAATTGCAAAGAAAAATCTAAGTTGGAGATTTTGTATAAATTGGTTTGGCAAGAGCTTAATGACAAAGAAGGATAAGTTTGGAAGGTGTGCAGTTCATTTGGCAGCAATCAAGGGTGATCAAGTGATGATCGATAAATTCCTGACAGAAATGCCATATTGTACGGAAATTCGTAGTTCAGATCTTAAAACTGCTCTACACTTTGCTGTAGAACACAATCAATTTGAGATAGTGAAGAAGCTACTCCCTCAAGACAAGACATCAGAAATGGCAGAACTACTGAAATATGACCGAGATATCTCTGGAAATACACTGCTACACTTGGCCATCATTAATGGAGGGGATCCAGAG CTTGTAGAATATCTTTTACCATTTGTAAATGTGAAAGCCATCAATAATGAAGGGTTTAGAGCAATTGACAAAGCTGCTCCTGCAACTTTTACCAAGATCAGAGAGATTTTAAAAGAGGTCGGAGAATCTCGAAGTTTTATAGCAAATTCCAGACCTTTGAATTCAATGCAATTCAAACAAGAGAGCACTATAGCTGAAAAAATATTGGATGTGGACACACTGGTGGCATCACTCATTGCCGCTGTTACATTTGCAGCCATTTTTACTGTGCCAGGTGGAGTTGACGAGGACGATAGTGGAACTGCCCCTACACCTAGCAACGCTGCCTCTACACATACTGGAGTTGCTCGAATGGTATTGCAAACCCTTTTTAAAGTGTTTTTGTTCTCTGATAGCCTTGCCATGCTTTCCTCCCTCAGTTGTTATTGCCTGGTTATTTCGAGAACGGTTGCAAACAAATCTTTTTGCAGACCATTCATTATTGCCCAAGTTATCAGTTTTGAGCTTGGGGACTTCTATAATCTCTACGGGGCTTGCATTCTTGAGTGCAACCATCCTAGTTACAATTCCCCCGAATTCAAAAAAAATGGATGA